The Glandiceps talaboti chromosome 1, keGlaTala1.1, whole genome shotgun sequence genome has a segment encoding these proteins:
- the LOC144440486 gene encoding calcium-activated chloride channel regulator 1-like yields the protein MKLLTSLCLSIYMLTSLATSQRNTIELQNNAYSSMLIAIHESIAEDPYLIDRIKEVFTGASSYLFVASDNRVYFKNITILIPRTWSNNLTDQLATYEQFCIANAVVDQPNPEYGDTPYVKQMRPCGELGEYMHMTSRWLTDVEFSEYYWGDSGKVVVHEWGHLRWGLFDEYPIDDDEHFYLDENGRVEPTRCSEDITGRYLNIDKNYDKCNKNPNAGVLPDPGCRFFPDLKNNKGSGSFLFANYLDSVLHFCHSDSNKDQSSYHNKLAKNKQNKHCTYRSAWEVMAESPDFVDNNNPPLEFADTVPTFRIVQEVPLRIVLVLDLSGSMSTVSVNNRFNLMIQASTKYIMYTVPDGMYIGIVQFSDDANTYTLANLTLIDGVETREQLVGALPPAPGGGTCIGCGLLKGIETLEDGPGKTAAGGVLFLVTDGEENLSPTISDVTGELIQKEVIVDTLAFSENADDQLTELSEQTNGQSFYYSESTESTGLHDAFSATITDRVCSDSETTIQLVSYKTRVNGATDYEEYVFIDSTIGEETTFFFFWETAEVKITLVSPSGNIISKGSPEYKVDIATNAVIIEILTETEVGRWNYTVRNPSPVGQIVEVSVQSKSSDPNNPGIQLTTSLSSPLITQSPPMAIIYADLHNGYSPVTGATVSAVVDRPEPIKNPSVEIQLLDNGVGADLTAGDGVYSAYFVDFVEASCPSSCRYSVQVKANDKNGNAAITKTSKVGAYPIDLSVLPTPGDPSPVGDFNRVASGGALQIDDSVQYTPPGSDLLAPGRITDLKIVATSYEDGVIVLQWTATGDDLDQGTAHHYDLRYATTFSAVFDNFDKAANITDDDVIAGNLTTPLPASQIESVSVLLESLGTGSTYYFAIKAVDEAGNVGDISNIGQTTLVPPLEESELESWEIALIVIGSVIAAGILVSVVIAMVFHYKKSAGKNSRVASLESIKTKNGTDNPGQVQVQEP from the exons ATGAAACTACTAACTTCTCTTTGTCTCAGCATTTACATGCTGACTAGCTTGGCGACGTCGCAAAGAAACACGATTGAGCTACAGAACAATGCTTACAGTTCCATGCTGATAGCTATACATGAGAGTATAGCTGAAGATCCGTACCTTATAGATAGAATCAAG GAAGTATTTACCGGTGCGTCGTCGTATCTTTTCGTGGCATCGGACAACAGAGTCTACTTCAAAAACATCACCATACTGATCCCAAGGACTTGGAGCAACAATTTAACGGACCAACTAGCCACTTATGAACAATTTTGTATTGCTAATGCCGTAGTAGACCAGCCCAACCCTGAATATGGGGATACACCTTACGTCAAACAGATGCGTCCCTGTGGTGAACTTGGTGAATATATGCATATGACGTCACGATGGCTGACTGATGTGGAATTTTCCGAGTACTATTGGGGTGATTCAG GTAAAGTCGTTGTGCACGAATGGGGGCATCTTAGATGGGGTCTATTTGACGAATACCCAATCGACGATGACGAACATTTCTATCTTGACGAAAATGGTCGAGTGGAGCCAACACGATGCTCCGAAGACATCACAGGACGATACTTGAACATCGACAAAAATtacgacaaatgtaataaaaatccCAACGCAGGTGTTCTGCCAGATCCCGGATGTAGGTTCTTTCctgatttgaaaaacaataaaGGCTCTGGGTCGTTCCTGTTTGCCAATTATCTAGACTCG GTGCTACATTTTTGTCACAGTGACTCCAACAAGGATCAATCATCCTATCATAACAAACTTGCCAAAAATAAGCAGAATAAACACTGTACATACCGCAGTGCTTGGGAAGTGATGGCAGAATCACCAGATTTCGTAGATAACAACAACCCACCTCTAGAGTTCGCCGACACCGTACCAACATTTCGCATAGTTCAGGAGGTGCCGTTACGAATTGTACTAGTATTGGATTTGTCAGGCAGTATGTCCACAGTAAGTGTT AATAATCGTTTCAATTTGATGATTCAAGCgtcaacaaaatatataatgtatactgtTCCCGATGGTATGTATATTGGTATTGTGCAGTTCTCTGATGATGCTAATACGTATACCTTGGCAAATCTGACCTTGATTGATGGCGTTGAAACCAGAGAACAGTTGGTAGGTGCTCTGCCGCCAGCCCCAGGTGGTGGTACATGCATCGGATGTGGTCTTCTGAAAGGAATAGAG ACACTTGAAGATGGACCCGGTAAGACTGCAGCTGGGGGTGTTTTGTTCTTAGTCACTGACGGTGAAGAGAATCTTAGCCCTACCATCAGTGACGTAACAGGAGAACTAATCCAGAAAGAAGTGATTGTGGACACTTTGGCTTTCAGTGAGAATGCAGATGACCAGTTAACAGAGCTGTCAGAGCAGACCAATGGGCAATCGTTCTATTATTCAGAAAGTACAGAATCAACTGGTCTCCACGATGCCTTCTCAGCTACAATTACCGATCGAGTCTGCAGTGACAGTGAAACAACTATCCAG CTTGTTAGTTATAAAACTAGAGTGAACGGAGCGACGGATTACGAAGAGTACGTTTTCATAGATTCAACTATTGGGGAAGAAACGACCTTCTTTTTCTTCTGGGAAACTGCTGAAGTAAAAATAACATTGGTTTCTCCGAGTGGTAATATTATATCCAAAGGATCTCCGGAATACAAAGTTGATATCGCAACGAATGCCGTCATCATAGAGATACTAACGGAAACTGAG GTTGGTAGATGGAATTACACAGTGAGAAACCCATCACCTGTAGGTCAGATAGTTGAAGTATCTGTACAATCTAAATCATCAGATCCAAACAATCCTGGAATTCAACTAACCACTTCATTGAGTAGTCCATTGATAACCCAATCTCCACCTATGGCAATCATTTACGCAGATTTGCACAATGGATATTCCCCGGTTACCGGTGCAACAGTGTCAGCCGTGGTCGATCGACCTGAACCAATTAAGAACCCATCAGTCGAGATCCAACTTTTGGACAACGGTGTAG GTGCGGACCTGACGGCTGGTGATGGGGTATATTCGGCCTATTTTGTAGATTTTGTCGAGGCGTCCTGTCCTTCATCCTGTCGTTACAGTGTCCAAGTAAAGGCAAATGACAAAAATGGAAATGCAGCAATAACGAAGACCAGCAAAGTTGGAGCATATCCCATTGATTTAT CCGTATTGCCAACACCGGGAGATCCAAGTCCTGTTGGTGATTTTAACAGAGTTGCGTCTGGTGGCGCTCTTCAAATCGACGACAGCGTCCAATATACTCCCCCGGGTAGTGATCTTTTGGCACCAGGTAGAATCACTGATCTAAAAATTGTGGCAACATCGTACGAAGATGGGGTGATTGTGTTGCAGTGGACAGCTACTGGTGATGACTTAGATCAAGGCACTG CTCACCACTACGACCTTAGATATGCCACAACGTTTTCCGCCGTCTTTGATAATTTCGACAAGGCAGCAAACATTAcagatgatgacgtcattgcagGCAATCTTACCACACCACTACCGGCTTCACAAATAGAAAGTGTGAGCGTCCTCTTAGAGTCCTTGGGGACAGGTTCTACGTACTACTTCGCCATCAAAGCCGTCGATGAGGCTGGCAACGTAGGCGACATCTCAAACATTGGCCAGACAACACTGGTACCACCATTAGAAGAAAGCGAATTGGAAAGTTGGGAAATAGCGTTAATTGTTATCGGGAGTGTAATAGCTGCAGGAATACTAGTATCCGTCGTAATTGCGATGGTGTTCCACTACAAAAAGTCTGCCGGTAAAAACAGCAGGGTAGCATCACTGGAATCAATCAAGACCAAGAATGGAACCGATAATCCTGGACAAGTACAGGTACAAGAACCATGA
- the LOC144440403 gene encoding calcium-activated chloride channel regulator 4A-like codes for MVSKVCTLILFLVAVFAVSVRVSCERNSIYLENNEYTGLLIAINERIPEDPTLVDRIKTIFTEASDFLYESTKHRAYLKNVTILIPRTWSDALREEPASIERFDLANVIVDEANPEYGDNPYTRQTTPCGEEADYIHLTERWVIDESYSQYYWGVSGKVIVHEWGHLRWGLFDEYPVDDDEHFYYDENGQIQPTRCSKDIKGQSRDIYDGYSSCNTDPDSGVMPGPGCRFFPDFENSATSSYMYANYLNVITDFCHSEPEGTEKSRHNQQANNKQNKQCDYRSAWDVMLTTPDFRRGANPPRRIEDTTPTFRVVQEVEMRVVLVLDVSWSMTRENRLELLHQASTRYLRYVVPNNTWVGIVEFASEADTLSQMVLVDGNEIREELISMLPSSTQSHTCIGCGLLEGVKILRNGPYDTAAGGILFLITDGKENTSPLIDDVIDKLVKWKVVVDSLALSEDADPQLVELSDRTGGRSYYYSGSAQSTVLHDALIDSITSRTGSNPDTSVQLTSFRSVLPSSGMVTKQVHIDATIGRDTQFMFFYVDIEVEVTIQSPSGVTYTKHSTVYRIDQTLKAVVVNIPGNAEVGEWSYTITNDYTEDQAIQVSIESKSLDASASPIRIQSTLSSHKISESPPMAVIYADVRQGHIAVKGAVVIATVERPAPHESIDVRLHDRGTGADINKDDGVYSGYFVDFVDAKCNGECRYSVRVTASDLEGTAQTRTSGMSGAMPSELSVIPEKTDPVPVGGFDRSTLGGVLQVDEQVQYSPAYQDLFAPDKIKDLKVHGTSYSNSTVTLTWTAVGDDFDRGQAERYEMYFGRQVTDIFTALDEGNKVSQDSVAGGNIHTPMLSGQREQITIQVMSDDHGFLYYFCVIAVDDAGNKGPPSNIVLATLVPNVREPNSAYAVDDDDVIMLVLGLSIAGVFVLVVVMFVITWLYIKRRERAKEGGTKSKIVEGQQDHDDDIVIAFPQY; via the exons ATGGTCTCCAAAGTCTGTACACTCATCCTATTTCTGGTCGCTGTGTTTGCAGTCTCTGTTCGAGTTTCGTGCGAACGGAACTCAATTTACTTAGAAAACAACGAATATACGGGGCTTCTGATAGCCATTAATGAGAGGATACCCGAAGACCCAACACTGGTAGATCGTATAAAG ACAATCTTCACAGAGGCGTCGGACTTTCTCTATGAATCTACCAAACACCGTGCCTACTTGAAGAATGTCACGATATTGATACCACGGACATGGAGCGATGCTTTGAGAGAAGAACCAGCAAGTATAGAACGCTTTGATCTCGCCAATGTAATCGTGGATGAAGCGAACCCGGAGTATGGAGACAACCCGTACACACGTCAGACCACACCTTGCGGTGAAGAAGCGGACTATATACACTTGACAGAGCGATGGGTGATTGATGAAAGCTACAGTCAGTATTACTGGGGCGTTTCAG GTAAGGTGATAGTTCATGAATGGGGACATCTCCGTTGGGGATTGTTCGATGAATATCCCGTTGATGATGACGAACACTTCTACTATGACGAAAACGGCCAAATACAGCCGACGAGGTGTTCAAAAGATATCAAAGGCCAATCACGTGATATATACGATGGATATAGTTCCTGCAATACTGACCCAGACTCTGGAGTTATGCCAGGACCCGGATGCCGATTTTTTCCAGATTTTGAGAATTCTGCAACAAGCTCCTATATGTACGCTAACTATTTGAATGTG ATAACAGACTTCTGCCACAGTGAGCCAGAAGGTACTGAAAAATCTCGCCATAATCAACAAGCTAACAACAAACAGAACAAACAGTGCGACTATAGAAGTGCTTGGGATGTGATGTTAACAACACCCGACTTCAGACGCGGTGCGAACCCACCAAGACGAATTGAAGACACGACTCCAACATTCAGAGTGGTGCAAGAAGTTGAGATGAGGGTGGTCTTGGTACTGGATGTTTCTTGGAGTATGACAAGG GAGAACAGACTAGAGCTTCTGCACCAGGCATCCACTAGATACCTTCGCTATGTCGTACCTAATAATACTTGGGTCGGTATTGTGGAGTTTGCTTCTGAAGCAGACACTTTGTCGCAGATGGTCCTTGTGGACGGGAATGAAATTCGTGAAGAACTGATAAGCATGCTACCTAGTAGCACTCAGTCACATACTTGTATAGGGTGCGGTCTTCTTGAAGGTGTCAAG ATACTCAGAAATGGTCCTTACGACACTGCTGCAGGTGGGATTTTATTTCTAATTACTGATGGCAAAGAAAACACGTCACCCTTAATCGATGATGTCATAGACAAGCTAGTGAAATGGAAGGTTGTAGTGGATTCCCTAGCTCTAAGCGAAGACGCTGATCCACAACTGGTAGAGCTGTCAGATCGAACTGGTGGACGTTCGTATTACTATTCAGGAAGTGCACAATCTACGGTCTTGCATGATGCATTGATTGATTCAATAACAAGCCGAACTGGGTCTAACCCCGATACAAGTGTGCAa CTGACAAGTTTCAGATCAGTCCTTCCAAGTAGTGGCATGGTGACGAAGCAAGTGCACATCGACGCAACCATTGGTAGGGATACACAATTTATGTTTTTCTACGTGGACATAGAAGTAGAGGTTACAATACAGAGTCCATCAGGAGTTACTTACACGAAACACTCAACAGTGTACAGAATTGACCAAACTTTGAAAGCTGTCGTAGTAAACATACCAGGCAATGCAGAG GTAGGTGAATGGTCGTACACCATAACCAATGACTACACAGAAGACCAAGCTATTCAGGTGTCCATAGAATCCAAATCACTGGACGCAAGTGCATCGCCGATAAGAATCCAGTCTACTCTAAGTAGTCACAAAATATCGGAATCTCCACCAATGGCTGTCATTTATGCCGATGTCAGACAGGGACACATAGCTGTCAAAGGGGCAGTTGTCATAGCAACGGTTGAAAGACCTGCACCTCACGAATCCATTGATGTACGACTCCATGATAGAGGAACAG GAGCTGATATCAATAAAGATGATGGCGTGTATTCGGGATACTTTGTTGACTTTGTTGATGCCAAATGCAACGGGGAATGTCGTTATAGTGTTCGTGTGACTGCCAGTGATTTGGAGGGAACAGCACAGACCAGAACAAGTGGAATGAGTGGGGCAATGCCTTCGGAATTAT CTGTGATACCAGAAAAGACAGACCCTGTTCCCGTCGGAGGTTTTGACAGATCAACTCTAGGTGGCGTACTCCAAGTCGACGAACAGGTGCAATATAGCCCTGCATACCAGGACCTATTTGCACCTGATAAAATCAAAGATCTAAAGGTTCACGGTACTTCATACAGTAACAGTACGGTAACACTCACATGGACCGCTGTTGGGGATGACTTCGATCGTGGACAAG CTGAACGTTACGAGATGTACTTTGGCAGACAGGTAACAGATATCTTTACCGCCTTAGATGAAGGTAACAAAGTCAGTCAGGATTCGGTGGCTGGTGGAAACATTCATACACCAATGTTATCGGGACAACGGGAACAAATAACAATTCAAGTGATGTCGGATGATCATGGTTTCCTGTATTACTTCTGTGTTATCGCCGTAGATGATGCTGGAAACAAAGGTCCACCGTCTAATATCGTCCTGGCAACTCTAGTACCGAACGTCCGTGAACCGAACTCGGCATATGCAGTTGATGACGATGACGTTATCATGTTAGTTCTTGGTCTGAGTATAGCTGGAGTTTTCGTCCTCGTCGTAGTAATGTTTGTCATTACTTGGCTCTACATCAAAAGACGAGAACGTGCGAAAGAGGGCGGTACGAAATCAAAAATCGTCGAAGGACAACAAGACCATGATGACGACATTGTAATTGCCTTTCCCCAATACTGA